Proteins encoded within one genomic window of Rhinoderma darwinii isolate aRhiDar2 chromosome 5, aRhiDar2.hap1, whole genome shotgun sequence:
- the CFAP90 gene encoding cilia- and flagella-associated protein 90, translated as MENEELQSESTVILCHQPHISSLSAFSHVPVDRKIPKHLSYFSQQSKEEYISAYDSIYKRSPNYNEKLHRDDRKYANHNGLDLYTEEAARPVPVLSSSEYGRHLQRHVDNVNREHVRIGLVHLDFYRKNGISKSLEEGYGSVVPS; from the exons ATGGAAAACGAGGAGCTGCAGTCTGAATCTACAGTAATTCTCTGTCATCAACCGCATATTTCCTCTCTGTCTGCATTTTCCCATGTTCCTGTGGATAGAAAAATACCTAAACATTTGAGCTATTTCAGTCAGCAAAGTAAG GAAGAATATATTTCTGCATATGACTCCATATATAAGAGGTCACCAAACTATAATGAAAAACTTCATAGAGATGACAGAAAGTATGCAAACCACAACGGTCTGGATCTTTATACTGAG GAAGCTGCTCGTCCTGTGCCAGTTCTAAGCTCTTCAGAATATGGAAGACACCTTCAGCGCCATGTGGACAATGTAAACAGAGAACATGTTAGGATTGGGCTGGTACATTTAGACTTTTATCGCAAGAATGGGATTAGTAAATCACTGGAAGAAGGCTATGGCAGTGTGGTTCCGTCGTGA